CGATGACAAGCTTTATGCCTTTAACGCTAAAAACGGCTCCGCTGTACCCGGATTTCCGGCAACCACCGGCGGCAGCAACATCGGCTACTATGGCTCACCCGCCGCGGCCGAAGGCGTCATCTATATTTTTTGCCAGGACGGGCAGCTCTACGCCTATGACGGCAGCGACGGACATGTTATGAAGGGCTTTCCCGTAAGCCTGAATCCTGAAGGCAGCCGTAACTTTTCGTCCCCCACGGTGGGCAATGGGATGGTTTTCATCGGCGCCGGCGACACCAAAACCTATTATGCCATCGCCGCAGCAAGAACCGAGCTTGCCGGACGTATTCTCTGGAGCCAAAAACTCGCCTCGGACTCGGATAATGGATTCAGTCTGTGTTCTCCCGTTTTGGCTGGGGACCGATTGCTGATCACGCTCAACAGCGGCCGCGTGCACATATTGGGCAACAACCCCAATTGGACCGGCGGCAGCGTGCTCATCAACGACGGCGATGTACAAAGCCCTCGACAGCTGGTGACCCTCACTCTGGATCCGGGCAGCAACCTGGTCGTGGCTATCGACAGCATGATTATCAGCAACAATCCGCTGTTTATCGGCAGCAACTGGGAAGGCCTGACAGAGACCAAGGAGTGGATGCTGGCGGCAGCCGGCGACACGGAGAGCGTTTACGTCCGCTTCAAAGATGTGGATGAAAACCTGTCGCCGATTTTTTACGATGATATCATTATCGGGGATCCGCCGGGCTCTGCTTTCGGATTGACCGCAACCGCTTCGGCGTTCAATCAAATCCAACTCTCCTGGAACAATCCTACAGATCCGAACTGGAAGGCCACTCGTATCCTGCGTCGAACCGGCGGATATCCGGCGAATGCAGCGGATGGCGAGATCGTCTATGACGGCCGCAGCGCCGAGTGTGTCGACATCAACCTGGAGCCCTCCACCACCTATTACTATGCAGCCTACGCCTACAACATCAGCGATGCGTTCGCGGTTTTATCGGAGACCGCCCGCGCAACAGCGGTTACTTTTCCAGCACCGGCTAAGTCGACCTGGCAGGTGACGGTGACCAATATCGATGCCACCCATTTCCCGCTGATAAAATCTTTTGTTACAGTAATCGATTCGACGACCAAGACCTCGGTCAGTGGGCTCAGTGCCGCCAACTTTTCCGTCACGGAAGACAAACAGGTTGAAGAGCCCATCAGCGCCTCGGTGGTCAGTTCCGGCAGCGGCGCCAACGCGGATATTGTTTTTGTTTTTGACACGACCGGCAGCCTGTCGGGCGAGATCGAAGGGCTAAAAGCGCGCGCCACCTCCTTTGCCGACGCACTGGCCGCTCACGGCATCGACTATCGCCTTGGCTTGGTGACCTTTGCGGACGAGGTGCTCATCACCCGCGATTTTACAGCAGACCTCGCCACCTTTAAAACCTGGATCCAAGAATTGAGCGCGGACGGCGGAGCGGACACCAAAGAGAACGCACTGGAAGGACTTGCCCGCGCTACGACGCTAAGCTATCGTCCGGTGAGCCAGCGCATTGCGATT
This window of the bacterium genome carries:
- a CDS encoding VWA domain-containing protein, which codes for DDKLYAFNAKNGSAVPGFPATTGGSNIGYYGSPAAAEGVIYIFCQDGQLYAYDGSDGHVMKGFPVSLNPEGSRNFSSPTVGNGMVFIGAGDTKTYYAIAAARTELAGRILWSQKLASDSDNGFSLCSPVLAGDRLLITLNSGRVHILGNNPNWTGGSVLINDGDVQSPRQLVTLTLDPGSNLVVAIDSMIISNNPLFIGSNWEGLTETKEWMLAAAGDTESVYVRFKDVDENLSPIFYDDIIIGDPPGSAFGLTATASAFNQIQLSWNNPTDPNWKATRILRRTGGYPANAADGEIVYDGRSAECVDINLEPSTTYYYAAYAYNISDAFAVLSETARATAVTFPAPAKSTWQVTVTNIDATHFPLIKSFVTVIDSTTKTSVSGLSAANFSVTEDKQVEEPISASVVSSGSGANADIVFVFDTTGSLSGEIEGLKARATSFADALAAHGIDYRLGLVTFADEVLITRDFTADLATFKTWIQELSADGGADTKENALEGLARATTLSYRPVSQRIAILITDAPYHQAGETDGDGTTTYTTQTMIDRLREYNLITYAVGPDLVEFHQLANATGGAWFDINGEFMTIIDAISSILSSQYVITYTTHQPDRDNRWRDVVIRAARETLSGSGSSKYYVSNVTEAIASFNPPSKANTWIKYRIPLTAESFGLSALEFASVLSSVKRLRFRLETSDSKDTAGLDSVRIGGI